The following coding sequences lie in one Frigoribacterium sp. SL97 genomic window:
- the ubiE gene encoding bifunctional demethylmenaquinone methyltransferase/2-methoxy-6-polyprenyl-1,4-benzoquinol methylase UbiE yields the protein MTKADMNKQPDEVASMFDGVARHYDRTNDVLSAGNAVLWRIATVKAIGAGPADKVLDIAAGTGTSSAAIAQRGAEVVALDFSKGMVEVGRERHPELEFVEGNAESLPFDDDTFDAVTISFGLRNVNRPKVALAEMNRVLKPGGRLVVCEFSTPPFGLLRAAYRAYLKYGMPLVAKVTSSNGPAYSYLAESIEQWPEQQVLSQWIRGAGFTRVAHRDLSFGIVALHRGRKPASGAARSSSRSKRATS from the coding sequence GTGACCAAGGCCGACATGAACAAGCAACCCGACGAGGTCGCCTCGATGTTCGACGGCGTCGCGCGCCATTACGACCGCACGAACGACGTGCTCTCGGCGGGCAACGCCGTCCTGTGGCGCATCGCCACCGTGAAGGCGATCGGTGCCGGTCCGGCCGACAAGGTCCTCGACATCGCAGCCGGCACGGGCACCAGCTCGGCGGCCATAGCGCAGCGGGGTGCCGAGGTCGTCGCCCTCGACTTCTCGAAGGGCATGGTCGAGGTCGGCCGCGAACGCCACCCCGAGCTCGAGTTCGTCGAAGGCAACGCCGAGTCGCTGCCCTTCGACGACGACACGTTCGACGCCGTCACCATCTCGTTCGGGCTGCGCAACGTGAACCGGCCCAAGGTCGCGCTGGCCGAGATGAACCGCGTGCTCAAGCCCGGTGGCCGCCTCGTCGTCTGCGAGTTCTCCACTCCGCCGTTCGGTCTCCTGCGCGCCGCCTACCGGGCCTACCTCAAGTACGGCATGCCCCTCGTCGCCAAGGTCACCAGCAGCAACGGCCCGGCCTACTCGTACCTGGCCGAGTCCATCGAGCAGTGGCCGGAGCAGCAGGTCCTCAGCCAGTGGATCCGCGGCGCCGGGTTCACCCGCGTCGCCCACCGCGACCTCAGCTTCGGCATCGTCGCCCTGCACCGGGGTCGCAAGCCGGCGTCGGGCGCCGCGCGCTCCTCCTCGCGGTCGAAGCGGGCCACGTCGTGA
- a CDS encoding isochorismate synthase — protein MKSPASRAPSLAVRTTRIDHVSPLLDVVDRARPLVFVRGGAGMAGVGEALRLEFSGPDRMTEAADAWRAVAASATVHDEVGVPGTGLVAFGSFAFDDESAETSVLIVPSIVIGRRDGVAWITRVDDAELPAGKPVGASVRLSLADGALDAGGYATAVARAVDAIGAGRVSKVVLARDLVGTLPPEADLRLVAATLLTAYPDCYAFAVDGLIGASPETLVKSERGEVSARVLAGSAARGVDAATDEQAALALATSPKDLDEHAFALRSLLLSLGPHARDVVTGEQPFTLRLPNLWHLASDVRGRLTDGSSSLDLIASLHPTAAVAGTPTQEALALIRELEPFDRGRYAGPVGWVGADGDGGWAIALRCAQVDRDGSVRAFAGAGVVAESVPEREVAETAMKFRPVVDAFSR, from the coding sequence GTGAAGTCCCCCGCGTCCCGCGCTCCGTCACTCGCCGTCCGCACCACGCGAATCGACCACGTCAGCCCGTTGCTCGACGTCGTCGACCGGGCGCGTCCGCTGGTCTTCGTCCGCGGCGGGGCGGGCATGGCGGGCGTCGGCGAGGCCCTCCGTCTCGAGTTCTCCGGGCCCGACCGCATGACCGAGGCCGCCGACGCCTGGCGTGCCGTGGCGGCCTCCGCCACGGTGCACGACGAGGTCGGCGTGCCCGGTACCGGGTTGGTCGCGTTCGGCTCGTTCGCGTTCGACGACGAGTCCGCCGAGACGAGCGTGCTGATCGTCCCGAGCATCGTCATCGGACGGCGCGACGGGGTCGCCTGGATCACGAGGGTGGACGACGCCGAGCTGCCCGCGGGGAAGCCGGTCGGCGCCTCCGTCCGCCTCTCGCTGGCCGACGGCGCCCTCGACGCCGGCGGCTACGCGACGGCCGTGGCCCGGGCCGTCGACGCCATCGGCGCCGGTCGGGTCAGCAAGGTCGTGCTCGCACGCGACCTCGTGGGCACGTTGCCCCCCGAGGCCGACCTGCGCCTCGTCGCCGCCACCCTGCTCACCGCGTACCCCGACTGCTACGCCTTCGCCGTCGACGGACTGATCGGGGCGAGCCCCGAGACGCTCGTCAAGTCCGAACGGGGCGAGGTGTCGGCCCGGGTCCTCGCCGGAAGCGCGGCCCGTGGCGTCGACGCGGCCACCGACGAGCAGGCCGCCCTCGCCCTGGCGACGTCTCCGAAGGACCTCGACGAACACGCCTTCGCCCTGCGCAGCCTGTTGCTGTCGCTCGGACCGCACGCCCGGGACGTCGTGACGGGCGAGCAGCCCTTCACCCTGCGCCTCCCCAACCTCTGGCACCTGGCCAGCGACGTGCGGGGCCGCCTGACCGACGGGTCGAGCTCGCTCGACCTCATCGCCTCGCTGCACCCGACGGCGGCCGTCGCCGGCACCCCGACGCAGGAGGCGCTGGCCCTGATCCGAGAACTCGAACCGTTCGACCGTGGTCGCTACGCGGGGCCCGTCGGCTGGGTCGGTGCCGACGGCGACGGCGGGTGGGCCATCGCCCTCCGGTGTGCCCAGGTCGACCGGGACGGCTCGGTGCGGGCGTTCGCGGGGGCCGGCGTCGTCGCCGAGTCCGTGCCCGAGAGGGAGGTGGCCGAGACGGCCATGAAGTTCCGCCCCGTGGTCGACGCCTTCAGCCGATGA
- a CDS encoding MFS transporter: MTAPAPATTWSRPVALVVAAAFFMENLDATILSTATATIATDFGVQPAQLGLAVTGYLVAVAAFIPLGAWLAERWGARRVFLAAVVLFVLASVACAASTDLVALTTSRVVQGFAGSMMVPIGRLIVLRSTEKSELIRAIAYLTWPALVAPVVAPLLGGLLTEHLGWQWVFLVNVPVGFALLAVAWRVVPSPEVGDRQPLDLVGLVLVAGSIVALVLAFELLGEPTTLVPGVLLAVLAVVLGLVAVRWFRRAAHPLLDLTAFRIGSFRVTNLSGSLYRAVVNGIPFVVPLLLQDGFGWSPVEAGLMLMWVFVGNLAVKPFTTPLLKRFRVVPIIVVATVALAATFVAAALVGPDTSPVVVAGVLLLSGVFRSVGFTAYNTLQFADVPAEMIGPANAIASITSQLAVGLGVAATALAVRVADLAISTDGPAPAASGYQAALIVLAVLALLSLIEGLRLPKGTGDALRSRAS, from the coding sequence ATGACCGCGCCCGCCCCCGCGACGACGTGGTCGCGTCCGGTCGCCCTCGTCGTGGCGGCCGCGTTCTTCATGGAGAACCTCGACGCCACCATCCTGTCGACGGCGACCGCCACGATCGCGACCGACTTCGGCGTCCAGCCCGCGCAGCTCGGACTCGCCGTGACCGGCTACCTCGTCGCCGTGGCGGCGTTCATCCCGCTGGGCGCCTGGCTCGCCGAACGCTGGGGCGCCCGCCGCGTGTTCCTCGCGGCCGTCGTGCTCTTCGTCCTCGCCTCGGTCGCCTGTGCCGCGAGCACCGACCTGGTCGCCCTCACGACCTCCCGGGTCGTGCAGGGCTTCGCGGGCAGCATGATGGTGCCGATCGGCCGACTGATCGTCCTCCGCAGCACCGAGAAGTCCGAGCTGATCCGGGCGATCGCCTACCTCACCTGGCCCGCGCTCGTGGCTCCGGTCGTCGCGCCGCTGCTCGGAGGACTGCTCACCGAGCACCTCGGCTGGCAGTGGGTGTTCCTGGTCAACGTCCCGGTCGGCTTCGCGCTGCTCGCGGTCGCCTGGAGGGTCGTCCCCTCCCCCGAGGTCGGTGACCGTCAGCCTCTCGACCTGGTCGGTCTGGTGCTCGTGGCGGGATCGATCGTGGCACTGGTGCTGGCGTTCGAGCTGCTCGGCGAGCCCACGACGCTCGTGCCGGGCGTGCTGCTGGCCGTCCTGGCGGTGGTGCTCGGCCTCGTGGCCGTGCGGTGGTTCCGTCGGGCGGCGCACCCGTTGCTCGACCTCACGGCCTTCCGCATCGGGTCGTTCCGCGTGACGAACCTCAGCGGATCGCTTTACCGGGCCGTCGTGAACGGCATCCCCTTCGTCGTCCCGCTGCTGCTGCAGGACGGTTTCGGCTGGTCGCCGGTCGAGGCGGGACTCATGCTCATGTGGGTGTTCGTCGGCAACCTGGCCGTCAAACCGTTCACGACGCCGCTGCTGAAGCGCTTCCGCGTGGTGCCGATCATCGTCGTCGCGACGGTGGCCCTCGCGGCGACCTTCGTCGCGGCCGCGCTGGTCGGCCCCGACACCTCGCCGGTCGTCGTGGCGGGGGTGCTGCTGCTCAGCGGCGTCTTCCGGTCCGTCGGCTTCACGGCCTACAACACGCTGCAGTTCGCCGACGTCCCGGCCGAGATGATCGGGCCCGCCAACGCCATCGCGTCCATCACGAGCCAACTCGCCGTGGGGCTCGGCGTCGCCGCGACGGCACTGGCCGTCCGCGTGGCCGACCTCGCGATCTCGACCGACGGCCCGGCACCCGCGGCGTCCGGGTACCAGGCCGCGTTGATCGTGCTGGCCGTGCTGGCCCTGCTCAGCCTGATCGAGGGGCTGCGGCTGCCCAAGGGGACCGGCGACGCGTTGCGGAGCCGCGCCTCCTGA
- a CDS encoding cell wall-binding repeat-containing protein, protein MLVISPLRGGPTAVVFSLALVVAVVASWLVVAPAGAAPLGTTPIGSITGRVTAQTADGSMVPSSAGRLTAVSPGTTPDEVPVPSLERRPDGTFTFTGVTPGRWYVTLEAPYPGPYRYGSPRFWVDVPADGSAASVGDLPLILSQLLSGQVSAVVDGRTVPLPYARVTIWWKNPTTGGYKDEGSESTASEDGRWEFPLLRPGTYRLSFGDGSSQSSRVHDDLYWPAGRRFADAEDIVIGPGQKITGLDVVLTERTFTTTRVAGDDRFGTGAAVLSSPWGFPSTNGATPRVPVLYVANGLNFPDALSAGPAAAHEGGALAMTDRDALPAATVAVIERLAPERIVVVGGPAAVSAQVYEQLASWQPAITRLGGADRYETSRLVARHSFLGSSTGERIYLATGEAFPDALAAGPAAHRDDAPVVLVRGAQSAADAPTRALMVELGKARAILVGGTASISRAYEASLVEQEPFLVTERRAGVDRYETAAALVGGDSETIFVASGRGFADALVAGAVAAREGASLVLSERDCVPPATERAVLDARVFEVVLVGGPAVLGAANEVPLAVCGR, encoded by the coding sequence ATGCTCGTCATCTCGCCCCTCCGTGGCGGTCCTACCGCGGTGGTCTTCTCCCTCGCTCTCGTCGTCGCCGTCGTCGCGTCCTGGCTCGTCGTCGCCCCGGCCGGCGCCGCCCCGCTCGGCACGACGCCGATCGGGAGCATCACCGGTCGGGTCACGGCCCAGACGGCCGATGGTTCGATGGTGCCGTCGTCCGCCGGTCGGTTGACGGCCGTCTCACCCGGGACCACCCCGGACGAGGTCCCGGTCCCCTCGCTCGAGCGTCGGCCCGACGGGACCTTCACGTTCACCGGAGTCACGCCGGGCCGGTGGTACGTCACGCTCGAAGCGCCGTATCCCGGTCCGTACCGTTATGGGTCCCCTCGATTCTGGGTGGACGTTCCCGCCGACGGGTCGGCGGCCTCGGTCGGCGATCTCCCGCTCATCCTGTCCCAGCTCCTGTCGGGCCAGGTGTCGGCGGTCGTCGACGGGAGGACGGTGCCGCTGCCGTACGCCCGCGTGACGATCTGGTGGAAGAACCCCACCACCGGTGGTTACAAGGACGAGGGCTCCGAGTCCACGGCGAGCGAGGACGGTCGCTGGGAGTTCCCCCTCCTGCGCCCGGGCACCTATCGCCTGAGCTTCGGAGACGGGTCCTCGCAGTCATCGAGGGTCCACGACGACCTGTACTGGCCGGCGGGTCGGCGGTTCGCCGATGCCGAGGACATCGTCATCGGTCCCGGACAAAAGATCACCGGTCTCGACGTCGTCCTCACCGAACGGACCTTCACGACGACACGAGTGGCCGGGGACGACCGGTTCGGCACCGGAGCAGCGGTCCTGTCGTCGCCCTGGGGCTTTCCTTCCACGAACGGTGCCACGCCTCGGGTCCCCGTCCTCTACGTCGCGAACGGGCTGAACTTCCCGGACGCGCTCAGCGCGGGCCCTGCGGCAGCCCACGAGGGCGGGGCCCTCGCGATGACCGACCGGGATGCCCTCCCCGCAGCCACCGTGGCGGTCATCGAGCGCCTCGCCCCCGAGCGCATCGTGGTCGTGGGTGGGCCGGCCGCGGTCTCCGCCCAGGTCTACGAGCAGCTGGCCTCGTGGCAACCGGCGATCACGAGGCTCGGTGGAGCGGACCGCTACGAGACCTCGCGCCTGGTGGCGCGTCACTCGTTCCTCGGCTCGTCGACCGGCGAGAGGATCTACCTCGCCACGGGTGAGGCGTTCCCGGATGCCCTGGCCGCAGGTCCTGCCGCTCATCGGGACGACGCCCCGGTCGTCCTCGTCCGAGGTGCTCAGTCGGCCGCCGACGCTCCGACGAGGGCCCTGATGGTCGAGCTGGGCAAGGCCCGGGCCATCCTCGTCGGCGGGACGGCGAGCATCTCCCGGGCGTACGAAGCCAGTCTCGTCGAGCAGGAGCCCTTTCTCGTCACCGAGCGTCGCGCCGGAGTCGATCGCTACGAGACGGCCGCCGCACTCGTCGGTGGTGACTCCGAGACGATCTTCGTGGCGAGCGGACGGGGATTCGCCGATGCGCTGGTCGCGGGTGCGGTCGCCGCCCGCGAAGGTGCCTCGCTCGTCCTGAGCGAGCGAGACTGTGTCCCGCCGGCGACGGAGCGAGCCGTGCTCGACGCCCGCGTCTTCGAGGTCGTCCTCGTCGGGGGACCGGCGGTGCTGGGGGCCGCCAACGAGGTCCCGCTGGCCGTCTGCGGTCGCTGA
- a CDS encoding PPK2 family polyphosphate kinase gives MAKTWTTPPSQSLRAGEGFVLADVDTSSTPGFAGDKAYAQQALESGRETLSELQEKMFAQSRSGGSTGNVLLVLQAMDTAGKGGIVRHVVGAVDPQGVAHHAFKSPTPDELAHDFLWRVRRELPGPGMIGVFDRSHYEDVLIGKVRRLAPPEDIEQRYADIVEFEDELVANGTTLVKVMLHISSDEQKERLADRLDRPDKHWKYNPGDLEERLVWNDYQDAYETAIRRTSTGTAPWFVVPADRKWYARVAVQKLLIDALASRGLDWPVAQFDVELEKTKLATS, from the coding sequence ATGGCCAAGACGTGGACGACCCCGCCCTCCCAGTCCCTCCGAGCCGGTGAGGGCTTCGTGCTCGCCGACGTCGACACCTCGTCCACCCCGGGCTTCGCGGGTGACAAGGCGTACGCACAGCAGGCGCTCGAGTCGGGTCGCGAGACCCTGAGCGAGCTCCAGGAGAAGATGTTCGCGCAGAGCCGGAGCGGGGGCAGCACCGGCAACGTGCTGTTGGTCCTGCAGGCGATGGACACCGCCGGCAAGGGCGGCATCGTCCGGCACGTCGTGGGCGCCGTCGACCCCCAGGGCGTCGCGCACCATGCCTTCAAGTCGCCGACGCCCGACGAGCTCGCGCACGACTTCCTGTGGCGGGTGCGGCGCGAGCTGCCCGGCCCCGGCATGATCGGGGTCTTCGACCGCTCGCACTACGAGGACGTGCTGATCGGCAAGGTGCGCCGCCTCGCGCCGCCCGAGGACATCGAACAGCGGTACGCCGACATCGTCGAGTTCGAGGACGAGCTCGTCGCGAACGGCACCACGCTGGTCAAGGTGATGCTGCACATCTCGTCCGACGAGCAGAAGGAACGCCTCGCGGACCGACTCGACCGCCCCGACAAGCACTGGAAGTACAACCCCGGCGACCTCGAGGAGCGTCTCGTCTGGAACGACTACCAAGACGCCTACGAGACGGCGATCCGTCGCACGTCGACCGGGACCGCCCCGTGGTTCGTCGTGCCGGCCGATCGCAAGTGGTACGCCCGGGTCGCCGTCCAGAAGCTGCTGATCGACGCCCTCGCGTCGCGCGGGCTCGACTGGCCCGTCGCGCAGTTCGACGTCGAGCTCGAGAAGACGAAGCTCGCGACGTCGTAG
- the menD gene encoding 2-succinyl-5-enolpyruvyl-6-hydroxy-3-cyclohexene-1-carboxylic-acid synthase, translated as MTSPSTEYALSLLASLADAGVRDVVLSPGSRSQALALAAAEFEIAGRLSVHVRIDERSGGFLALGLAAETGVPSVVITTSGTAVANLHPAVLEAHHSGVPMIVVSADRPSEMRGIGSNQTTVQPGLFASAVGWVRDVEAPRSGPVDHEAVRTLAREAVAEALGGDSHGALGRSRGPVQLNVAFREPLSSGEQSLPAAHPAPVEVAPPVAPSALGVDVDPATLVVAGHAAGPEAEAAARALGAPLVAEVSSGARFGPHLVSSYRALLDDADFGGRVRRVVVFGHPTLSRQIPSLLTRDGVEVVVVRAAGAEAYDPGRSARVVEAVEVDRASSGVGSTDDAAHRTWVGRWVHTGRRLLEAEAEAESEDAADGPGADGTAEGSAGRTEAAEQAEFLRREVQLLRRPVTRRALAEALWRVSWPHDRLVLGASRLIRELDQIVPGKKIPVHANRGLAGIDGTIATATGIALASQRDDPAAGTTRVLVGDLTLLHDVGSMLLGLGETRPRLQVVVGNDGGGTIFDGLEVAATASPEAMTRVQFTPHEVDLSALAVAYGWQYVEAATRAELDQALVARYDGPVLIEVPLSR; from the coding sequence GTGACCAGTCCCTCGACCGAGTACGCCCTGTCGCTGCTCGCGTCCCTCGCCGACGCGGGTGTCCGCGACGTGGTGCTCAGCCCTGGGTCCCGAAGCCAGGCCCTGGCCCTCGCGGCCGCCGAGTTCGAGATCGCCGGTCGGTTGTCGGTCCACGTGCGCATCGACGAGCGTTCGGGCGGATTCCTGGCGTTGGGTCTCGCCGCCGAGACGGGCGTCCCGAGCGTCGTGATCACCACGTCGGGCACCGCCGTGGCGAACCTCCACCCCGCCGTGCTCGAGGCGCACCACTCGGGTGTGCCCATGATCGTCGTGAGCGCCGACCGTCCCTCCGAGATGCGCGGGATCGGCTCGAACCAGACGACGGTGCAACCGGGTCTCTTCGCGAGCGCCGTCGGGTGGGTGCGCGACGTCGAGGCTCCTCGCTCCGGTCCGGTCGACCACGAGGCCGTCCGCACGCTCGCGCGTGAGGCAGTCGCCGAGGCCCTCGGCGGCGACTCCCACGGTGCCCTCGGGCGTTCGCGCGGCCCGGTCCAGCTCAACGTCGCGTTCCGCGAGCCCCTGTCGTCGGGCGAGCAGTCGCTGCCCGCCGCCCACCCCGCGCCGGTCGAGGTCGCGCCGCCCGTGGCACCATCCGCGCTCGGGGTCGACGTCGACCCCGCGACCCTCGTCGTCGCCGGGCACGCCGCCGGCCCCGAGGCCGAGGCCGCTGCCCGGGCACTGGGTGCCCCTCTCGTGGCCGAGGTCTCGAGCGGGGCCCGTTTCGGGCCGCACCTCGTCTCGTCGTACCGTGCCCTGCTCGACGACGCCGACTTCGGCGGCCGCGTCCGTCGGGTGGTGGTCTTCGGGCACCCGACCCTCAGCCGTCAGATCCCCTCGCTGCTCACCCGTGACGGGGTCGAGGTCGTGGTCGTCCGTGCGGCGGGGGCCGAGGCCTACGACCCGGGTCGCTCCGCGCGCGTGGTCGAGGCCGTCGAGGTGGACCGCGCCTCCTCGGGGGTCGGTTCGACCGACGACGCCGCGCATCGCACGTGGGTCGGGCGCTGGGTCCACACGGGTCGTCGCCTGCTCGAGGCCGAGGCCGAGGCCGAGTCCGAGGACGCGGCCGACGGTCCCGGGGCCGACGGGACGGCCGAGGGTTCGGCCGGTCGCACCGAGGCGGCCGAACAGGCCGAGTTCCTGCGTCGCGAGGTGCAGCTGCTGCGGCGGCCGGTGACGCGCCGCGCCCTCGCCGAGGCCCTGTGGCGCGTCAGCTGGCCACACGACCGCCTCGTGTTGGGTGCGTCGAGGCTCATCCGCGAACTCGACCAGATCGTGCCGGGCAAGAAGATCCCCGTGCACGCCAACCGTGGGCTGGCCGGCATCGACGGCACGATCGCCACGGCCACCGGCATCGCCCTCGCCAGCCAGCGTGACGACCCCGCAGCCGGCACCACCCGGGTGCTCGTCGGCGACCTGACCTTGTTGCACGACGTCGGTTCGATGCTCCTCGGCCTCGGCGAGACCAGGCCCCGGTTGCAGGTGGTCGTCGGCAACGACGGCGGCGGCACCATCTTCGACGGGCTCGAGGTCGCGGCCACCGCGTCGCCCGAGGCGATGACCCGTGTGCAGTTCACCCCTCACGAGGTCGACCTCTCGGCACTCGCCGTGGCCTACGGCTGGCAGTACGTCGAGGCGGCCACGCGGGCGGAGCTCGACCAGGCCCTCGTCGCCCGGTACGACGGGCCGGTTCTGATCGAGGTGCCCCTCTCCCGCTGA
- a CDS encoding PLD nuclease N-terminal domain-containing protein produces MVRLFIVGIVAAAAFVIFALIDCLFADASRFRALNKPLWAVIIVLLPVIGAVLWFVLGRARKSGRPAATRTIAPDDDPEFSGTSWRTTSDLDRETTDERIRRLEQELLDLDNDDKTGKQ; encoded by the coding sequence ATGGTCAGGCTCTTCATCGTGGGCATCGTCGCCGCGGCGGCATTCGTCATCTTCGCGCTCATCGACTGCCTGTTCGCCGACGCCTCACGGTTCCGAGCCCTCAACAAGCCCCTCTGGGCCGTCATCATCGTCCTCCTCCCCGTCATCGGCGCAGTGCTGTGGTTCGTGCTCGGGCGGGCGCGCAAGAGCGGCCGCCCGGCCGCGACGCGCACCATCGCACCCGACGACGACCCCGAGTTCTCGGGGACGTCCTGGCGCACGACGAGCGACCTCGACCGCGAGACGACCGACGAGCGCATCCGTCGCCTCGAGCAAGAGCTGCTCGACCTCGACAACGACGACAAGACCGGCAAGCAGTAA
- a CDS encoding DUF4229 domain-containing protein, translating into MKPWLKYSIVRLGLFAVVLGLLLVLRFDPFWATLIAAVVGFCVSYLFFAPLRRKVALDLADRRSRPAKLDDDSVAEDEAIAEDDGERARRIDGQA; encoded by the coding sequence GTGAAACCCTGGCTCAAGTACTCGATCGTCCGCCTCGGCCTGTTCGCGGTCGTGCTGGGCCTGCTGCTGGTGCTGAGGTTCGACCCCTTCTGGGCCACGCTGATCGCGGCGGTCGTCGGCTTCTGCGTCTCGTATCTGTTCTTCGCGCCGCTGCGCCGGAAGGTCGCGCTCGACCTCGCCGACCGCCGGTCGCGCCCGGCCAAGCTCGACGACGACTCCGTCGCCGAGGACGAGGCCATCGCCGAGGACGACGGCGAGCGCGCACGCCGCATCGACGGCCAGGCCTGA
- a CDS encoding 1,4-dihydroxy-2-naphthoate polyprenyltransferase translates to MAKTKTSTPKRNGRPGGRPGGRPGKQPVRRVTAGDWIGGARLRTLPLGIAPVALGTGVARANGGWDLTLALLCLAVAVFLQIGVNYSNDYSDGIRGTDDFRVGPSRLTGSGSVRPKTVLKVALAFFALAAVAGVVVVVITQIWWLLAVGAAAVVAAWFYTGGKRPYGYNALGELFVFVFFGLVATVGTTFVQLREFPFDAWVAGVAAGLFACAVLMINNVRDIPQDTAAGKRTLAVVVGDPVARALYALFLLLPFFILVYFAFLYLHAPYVYFTLIVAVPAAVIGVTGKTPRELILALQLSSLTALVWALALSAALFF, encoded by the coding sequence GTGGCGAAGACGAAGACCTCGACCCCCAAGCGCAACGGCCGCCCCGGTGGCCGACCGGGCGGGCGGCCCGGCAAGCAGCCGGTCCGTCGCGTGACGGCCGGCGACTGGATCGGCGGTGCCCGCCTGCGCACCCTGCCGCTGGGCATCGCCCCGGTCGCCCTCGGCACCGGTGTCGCCCGGGCGAACGGTGGCTGGGACCTCACCCTGGCGCTTCTCTGCCTCGCCGTCGCGGTGTTCCTGCAGATCGGCGTCAACTACTCGAACGACTACTCGGACGGCATCCGCGGCACCGACGACTTCCGGGTCGGGCCCTCGCGACTGACCGGCTCGGGCAGCGTCCGTCCGAAGACCGTGCTGAAGGTGGCGCTGGCGTTCTTCGCCCTCGCGGCCGTCGCCGGTGTCGTCGTCGTCGTCATCACCCAGATCTGGTGGCTGCTCGCGGTCGGCGCCGCCGCGGTCGTGGCCGCCTGGTTCTACACCGGCGGCAAACGGCCCTACGGCTACAACGCCCTGGGCGAGCTCTTCGTCTTCGTGTTCTTCGGGCTCGTCGCGACCGTGGGCACGACCTTCGTACAGCTGCGCGAGTTCCCGTTCGACGCCTGGGTGGCGGGGGTCGCCGCCGGGCTGTTCGCCTGCGCGGTCCTGATGATCAACAACGTGCGCGACATCCCGCAAGACACCGCCGCCGGCAAGCGCACCCTCGCGGTCGTCGTCGGCGACCCGGTGGCGCGTGCCCTCTACGCGCTGTTCCTGCTGCTGCCGTTCTTCATCCTCGTGTACTTCGCGTTCCTGTACCTGCACGCGCCCTACGTCTACTTCACGCTCATCGTCGCGGTGCCCGCCGCGGTGATCGGCGTCACGGGCAAGACGCCCCGTGAGCTGATCCTCGCCCTGCAGCTGTCGTCGTTGACGGCCCTGGTCTGGGCTCTCGCCTTGTCGGCCGCGCTCTTCTTCTAG
- a CDS encoding AMP-binding protein — protein sequence MTRTLRAVDAREPGAVLDALRVALEGGPAVAPRTDDRVPADLPGLVPQAVSLVVETSGSSGRPKRVALSSDAVLAGAAAADGALAGPGQWVLALPAHYVAGLNVLVRSLASGTEPALLTPGHFDVAGFVAAAGRLEHPVRYSSLVPAQLSTALDAADEDAGVADVLRRFDALLVGGQATPGPLVERARRLGVTVVRTYGSSETSGGCVYDGVPVGRTRVEVVDGQVELSGPSLAEGYLDDPERTAVAFVTRDGLRWYRTGDAGTVSPGGVLTVSGRLDDVIVSGGEKVSLGVVEQVVREQPGLADAVVVRAAHARWGEVPVVVTDTAPPAPPAADDLAALRCAVVAAAGRAAAPDRIVRVDAVPVLASGKPDRVALTRLVAGLAAS from the coding sequence ATGACGCGCACCCTGCGGGCGGTCGACGCACGTGAGCCCGGTGCGGTGCTCGACGCCCTCCGGGTCGCGCTCGAGGGGGGTCCCGCGGTGGCGCCCCGGACGGACGACCGTGTGCCCGCCGACCTCCCGGGACTCGTGCCGCAGGCGGTGTCGCTGGTCGTCGAGACCAGCGGCTCGAGCGGACGCCCGAAGCGCGTGGCCCTGTCCTCCGACGCGGTGCTCGCCGGTGCCGCCGCGGCCGACGGTGCCCTGGCCGGGCCCGGGCAGTGGGTGCTCGCCCTGCCGGCGCACTACGTCGCCGGGCTGAACGTGCTCGTCCGCTCGCTCGCCTCGGGCACCGAGCCGGCCCTGCTGACGCCCGGCCACTTCGACGTCGCCGGCTTCGTCGCCGCCGCCGGTCGGCTCGAGCACCCCGTGCGGTACTCGTCGCTCGTCCCCGCGCAGCTCTCGACGGCGCTGGACGCCGCCGACGAGGACGCCGGCGTGGCCGACGTGCTGCGCCGCTTCGACGCCCTCCTGGTGGGCGGGCAGGCGACTCCCGGCCCCCTCGTCGAACGGGCCCGTCGGCTCGGGGTGACCGTCGTGCGCACCTACGGGTCGAGCGAGACCAGTGGCGGGTGCGTGTACGACGGCGTGCCGGTGGGCCGCACCCGCGTCGAGGTCGTCGACGGCCAGGTCGAGCTGAGCGGGCCGTCGCTGGCCGAGGGGTACCTCGACGACCCCGAGCGCACGGCTGTGGCCTTCGTCACGCGCGACGGCCTGCGGTGGTACCGCACGGGCGACGCCGGAACTGTGTCGCCCGGCGGGGTGCTGACCGTGAGCGGCCGGCTCGACGACGTGATCGTCTCGGGTGGCGAGAAGGTGTCGCTCGGCGTCGTCGAGCAGGTCGTGCGCGAGCAGCCGGGGCTCGCCGACGCCGTGGTCGTCCGCGCGGCGCACGCCCGGTGGGGCGAGGTGCCCGTCGTGGTCACCGACACCGCGCCTCCTGCGCCGCCGGCCGCCGACGACCTGGCGGCACTGCGATGCGCGGTGGTCGCCGCCGCCGGTCGAGCCGCGGCACCCGATCGCATCGTCAGGGTCGACGCGGTGCCCGTGCTCGCGAGCGGCAAGCCGGACCGGGTGGCGCTGACCCGCCTGGTCGCCGGCCTCGCGGCAAGCTGA